GATTTTTGAAGGCACATACGCCACTATATTTTGAATATGGATTTATGTTTGGAAAAAGAAAAGAGTGGGAATTTTCCATAAATCCGAAATCAAATTTTGCGAGCTTATCTCTTGAACAAAAAATACAATCTCTTTCTATTATTTCTTTAAAATCCTCTTGTTTCGATATTTCAAGCCCCGCTCTATTCATTATTCTGCAATTTCTTTCCCATACCTCATCCTTTCTTATCTCCACCCCATTTTCCTTGAATTTATCAAACATGAGCTATATTCTCAGCAATATTTTTAATTTTTTTGGCAAATCATCAATTTTTCCCTGCCTTAAAAGCAATGCAGAATTTACACATAAATCAACTATTTTTTTAAAAAGCTCTCCTCCATATTCTTTTTTTGCAAGAGATGGTGAGCCAATATAGGCATCTTTCGCTCCAATTTCCTCAAATGTTTTAAAAAAATCCAGGGCGTGCATCTTTATTTTTGCATCTTTTATCTTATAATCCTTTACCAATTCTGAAAATAAATACAATGCAAGAGAAGTTTCTTTAAAATCCGCATGAACTTCGTATTCATTTTCCTCAAATAATTTTCCGCTAAAATATGCAACTGAAATTGGCTCACATGCTGTTATGCCCATTTTTCTTGCTTTTTTAATTGCTTTATGAATTGCTTTTATATGTAAAACATCCATGTGAAAGTTAAAAATTAAAAAATATCTGAAATTACTTCTCGAAAAAGATAAGAAAATATCAATAAGCAAGTTATATAAATTTTTCCATTTAATATTTATTGTTCCAGGAAAATTTTTTGCATATCTACAAACACCCAGTGGCAAGGATGGCAAGGAAAAAAATTCTATATCCCTTTTCTTCATTTCTTCCATTACCGCCTCCTCAACTTTTTTTGAGATAAGTAAATCTGTTGCAACTGGCAAGTGAGGACCATGGGCTTCAAGAGGACTTATTGAGATAAAAATGATGGCATCTCTGTTTATCTTATCTATTTCCTTCCAGCTCATTTCTTCTATTTTCATAACCTTATATTATAAATTTATAAATGTTTTTTTCTTTACTATTGATGAATATACTGCTTGGTATAGGAAATGAAATGAATGGCGATGACGGTATTGGCATATATGTTGCAAAAAAAATAAAGGGCAATGAATGGAAAGCCATAAATTGTGCAACAGTTCCGGAGAATTTTTTTGGTGAAATAATAAGAAGCAAACCAGAAAAAATTATTATGGTTGATGCCGCTGACATGGGTCTTAAACACGGAGAGGTGAGAAGGATAAGGAGAGAAAAAATAGGAAAGGCATCCTTTTCCACTCATTCAATTCCTCTTTCAATTTTTATATCCAATCTACAGAAAGAAATAGGAGCGGAAATAATAATCGTAGGAATTCAGCCAAAGAAAATGTATGGAAAAATGAGCAAGGAGGTTAAAAGCTCTGCAAATAAACTTATAAAAATCATCAAGGAAGGAAGAATAGATGAAATTGAGGAGTTATAAAAAAATTTTATATTTCTTAAGCTATACATTATAATGAAGGTTTTAGTGATAGGTGGAGGGGCAAGAGAGCATGCTATCTGTATTGCTTTAAAGAATAGCGATGCTGAAATCTATTCTGTTATGAAAAACTCTAACCCTGGAATAAAGAGAATTGCAAAAGATTATTTTTTACATGATGAGTGTGATGCAGAAAAAGTTGTCTCATATGCCATTTCAAAAAATATAGAGCTTGCGGTAGTCGGACCTGAGGCGCCTCTCCAGGCGGGCGTTACAAATTTGCTTATGAAAAATGAAATTGCTGTTGCATCTCCTTTAAGGGAGGCGGCGGAAATAGAAACAGATAAGGAATTCATGAGGAGGTTGATGAAAAAATACAGGGTAAGGGGAAATGTTGAATTTGGTGCATTTTCCGATGCAAAATCTGCAGAGAAATTTATAAATGAGTTGCAGGGAAATGTTGCAGTAAAGCCAGTTGGACTTACTGGAGGAAAAGGTGTAAGGGTTTATGGCTTTCATTTTGATAGTGCAATTGAGGCAAATGAATATGCAAAGGAAATTATATCTAAAAAGATAGGTGGTAAAAGTAGGGTTTTGATAGAGGAAAGAATGATTGGAGAGGAGTTTACACTGCAGGCATTCTGCGATGGAAAAAATATTTTTCCAATGCCAGTTGTGCAGGATTATAAAAGACTTTTACCAAATGACGAAGGGCCAAATACAGGTGGAATGGGCTCAATTTCCTCAAAAGATTTCATTCTTCCTTTTATGGAAAGATATGAATATGAAGAGGCATGCATAATTTTGCAGAAAATAATTGAAGCATTAAAAAAGGAAGGAAGGGAATATAGAGGAGTTATATACGGGCAGTTCATGCTAACATCACAAGGAGTTAAGGTTATTGAAATAAATGCAAGATTTGGCGATCCTGAAGCAATGAATGTTCTATCAATCTTAAAAACAGATTTTGTTGAAATATGCAATGCAATGGCTGAAGGAAATTTAAGAAATAACATGATAGGCTTCAACGAAAAAAGCACTGTTTGCAAGTATGTTGTGCCATGTGGCTATGGTTATAAACCTCTTGAAAATAAGGAGATATTTGTAGATGAAAAAAAGATAGAGGAGGAAGGAGGAAAAATTTTTTATGCATCTGTTAATGAAGAAAATGGAAAGATATATACAACAAAATCCCGTTCCCTTGCAATTCTCGGAATAGCAGATGAAATTTATGAAGCAGAGGAGATATGCGAAAATTGTTTGAAAAATGTAAAGGGAGATATTTTTGTCAGGCATGATATAGGTAAAAAAGAAATTATTGAGAAAAAAATGAATCGCTTAAAAATGCTTCGTGGTTAAATGATACATCTCTACTTGGTAGGCACCGCCGGCTCAGGCAAAAGCACCCTCGCAAATGCATTCAATGAATGGTGTCACAGGCAGGGCTATGATTCAATAGTGGTAAATCTTGACCCAGGAGTAATAAAAACTCCTTACTCACCTGAGATTGATATAAGAGAATGGATTTCTCTTGAAGAAGTTATGAAAAATTATGACCTCGGCCCAAACGGAGCTCAGATATTGTGTGCGGATATGCTTGCTTTAAATGTTAAAGAAATTGAAGAAAGATTATCTGAGTATAGAGCTGATTATGTTATTTTTGACACTCCTGGGCAGATGGAATTGTTTGTTTTCAGGAGTTCCGGCAAAATAATTATTGATCAACTTGGAAAAGATAATTCGATGATTGCCTTTTTGATAGATCCAGCTCTTGCAACAACCCCGGCAAATCTTATATCTCAATTAATGCTTTCTGCAATAACTCAATTTCGCCTTGTTTTGCCTATTGTAAACATTCTTACAAAAATAGATATTATTGAAAAAGAAACGCTTGAAATTATAAAGGAATGGGGTAAAAATCCTGAAAGGCTGGAAAATGACCTGATGTTTTATTCTCCCTCATTATATACCCAGATGAGCGAGGGAATAATGAAGGTTATAAGAGATATGGAAAGCCATACATCACTTATTCCAATTTCATCAGAAACATGGGAAGGAATTGAGGATCTTTATGCAAGTATCCAGGATATTTTTTCTGGAGGGGAAGATTTGGAAAGAAAATAATTATTCTGGGAGCTTAAATTTCCTGAAGGCATTTGAAGCCATTTCTATATAATTTTTGTTTTCCTCATACCATTCTT
Above is a window of Thermoplasmatales archaeon DNA encoding:
- a CDS encoding creatininase family protein; the encoded protein is MKIEEMSWKEIDKINRDAIIFISISPLEAHGPHLPVATDLLISKKVEEAVMEEMKKRDIEFFSLPSLPLGVCRYAKNFPGTINIKWKNLYNLLIDIFLSFSRSNFRYFLIFNFHMDVLHIKAIHKAIKKARKMGITACEPISVAYFSGKLFEENEYEVHADFKETSLALYLFSELVKDYKIKDAKIKMHALDFFKTFEEIGAKDAYIGSPSLAKKEYGGELFKKIVDLCVNSALLLRQGKIDDLPKKLKILLRI
- the hycI gene encoding hydrogenase maturation peptidase HycI, whose translation is MFFSLLLMNILLGIGNEMNGDDGIGIYVAKKIKGNEWKAINCATVPENFFGEIIRSKPEKIIMVDAADMGLKHGEVRRIRREKIGKASFSTHSIPLSIFISNLQKEIGAEIIIVGIQPKKMYGKMSKEVKSSANKLIKIIKEGRIDEIEEL
- the purD gene encoding phosphoribosylamine--glycine ligase — translated: MKVLVIGGGAREHAICIALKNSDAEIYSVMKNSNPGIKRIAKDYFLHDECDAEKVVSYAISKNIELAVVGPEAPLQAGVTNLLMKNEIAVASPLREAAEIETDKEFMRRLMKKYRVRGNVEFGAFSDAKSAEKFINELQGNVAVKPVGLTGGKGVRVYGFHFDSAIEANEYAKEIISKKIGGKSRVLIEERMIGEEFTLQAFCDGKNIFPMPVVQDYKRLLPNDEGPNTGGMGSISSKDFILPFMERYEYEEACIILQKIIEALKKEGREYRGVIYGQFMLTSQGVKVIEINARFGDPEAMNVLSILKTDFVEICNAMAEGNLRNNMIGFNEKSTVCKYVVPCGYGYKPLENKEIFVDEKKIEEEGGKIFYASVNEENGKIYTTKSRSLAILGIADEIYEAEEICENCLKNVKGDIFVRHDIGKKEIIEKKMNRLKMLRG
- a CDS encoding ATP/GTP-binding protein — its product is MIHLYLVGTAGSGKSTLANAFNEWCHRQGYDSIVVNLDPGVIKTPYSPEIDIREWISLEEVMKNYDLGPNGAQILCADMLALNVKEIEERLSEYRADYVIFDTPGQMELFVFRSSGKIIIDQLGKDNSMIAFLIDPALATTPANLISQLMLSAITQFRLVLPIVNILTKIDIIEKETLEIIKEWGKNPERLENDLMFYSPSLYTQMSEGIMKVIRDMESHTSLIPISSETWEGIEDLYASIQDIFSGGEDLERK